One part of the Perognathus longimembris pacificus isolate PPM17 chromosome 10, ASM2315922v1, whole genome shotgun sequence genome encodes these proteins:
- the LOC125358584 gene encoding U6 snRNA-associated Sm-like protein LSm3 gives MVDDVDQQQTTNTVEEPLDLIKLSLDEHIYVKMRNNRELQGRLHAHDQHLNMILGDVEETVTTIEIDEETYEEIYKSTKQSIPMFFVQGDGVILVVLPLRVG, from the coding sequence ATGGTGGATGACGTGGACCAGCAACAAACTACCAATACTGTAGAGGAGCCCCTAGATCTCATCAAGCTCAGCCTGGATGAGCATATTTATGTGAAGATGAGGAATAACAGAGAGCTTCAAGGCAGATTACATGCTCATGATCAACATTTAAATATGATACTGGGAGATGTGGAAGAAACTGTGACTACCATAGAAATTGATGAGGAAACATATGAAGAGATATacaaatcaacaaaacagagtatcCCAATGTTCTTTGTCCAGGGAGATGGTGTTATACTCGTTGTCCTTCCTCTGAGAGTTGGCTGA